AATCTTTGCGGAACTAGTTCCTGTAAACTTTTTGGCTGCATCAATAACTGTCGCTCTATCTAATGTTTGTCCCTCTAATCCAACATTTACTCTTTCTATATTTAAACTTTTTTGAATTTCTTCAAGTAATTCCTTACTATTAGTAATTCCGCAACTATTATGCGTCCAAATTCCAAGATTGGAAACAAAGTACGTATGAAAGTCCTTTACCTTAAAGTTGTAAACCGTCCTATGTTCTTTCTTAACCTCAATCTTCTCAATGGAGAATTCTTTGCCATTGGAGGTTATCAGAACATCTCCCACCTCAAGATTCTTGGCTTCCACCCAATCTTTACCAACAATCCAGAACGGATGCTCATCGGTTGTTGTAATGACTTCGCCGCCAACAGTAATATTATACGTTTCCTCAACGTCTCGTTGGAAGAGCCATTCGACTTCTTTGTAAGCCATCTCGCCTGTTTCATCGTCTTTGGCTAATACTTTGTCACCTACCTCGATTTCCTCAATAGGTTTCTCCCCTTCGTCTGTGAGAACAGTTGTCCCAACTACAAAACAATGGCATTTTTGCAAAACCTTTACTGCAGTTTTAGTTCCTGCTTTGGTGGTTTTAAGCAACTTCCCTCCAGGAACAATACTAATAGCAACACTACCAGCTGCAACGGCATCATCTGAACTCCAGTTCTCGTCTGTAAGTGTGTTAACATTTTCTACTCCTACATATTCGACTCCTGCTTTTTTAACAGATCCTG
The window above is part of the Brevibacillus antibioticus genome. Proteins encoded here:
- a CDS encoding polymorphic toxin-type HINT domain-containing protein, with translation MEDTYKGQVDNPLSLNRYTYVLNNPLIFIDPTGHAEFSLQEIWFGMTKAGNELPGSVKKAGVEYVGVENVNTLTDENWSSDDAVAAGSVAISIVPGGKLLKTTKAGTKTAVKVLQKCHCFVVGTTVLTDEGEKPIEEIEVGDKVLAKDDETGEMAYKEVEWLFQRDVEETYNITVGGEVITTTDEHPFWIVGKDWVEAKNLEVGDVLITSNGKEFSIEKIEVKKEHRTVYNFKVKDFHTYFVSNLGIWTHNSCGITNSKELLEEIQKSLNIERVNVGLEGQTLDRATVIDAAKKFTGTSSAKIDTTNGIWDFISKDGKHTVRMMQKKRDGNWEANFEIRDSKGKLDKNYHIHLKD